A window from Leptospira meyeri encodes these proteins:
- a CDS encoding trypsin-like peptidase domain-containing protein has translation MTFKKSNPLRYVAIAFSFLLLGTFLSPILTCGNSSENPLQLKADGGEKLSPAQTQAVALEDAFQEVFDRVSPSVVSIATERTVNVRIHPFSDPYFDQFFGRSGGSGQVMKQKQYGLGSGIVLNEDGYIMTNHHVIQNMDKFTVKLKNKKEFEAKLIGADETADIALLKIDAPKGTLTPSLIGDSHKVRVGNWAIAIGAPLGFEQSFTVGVVSAIQRGGIDASGLSYIQTDAAINQGNSGGPLLNIRGEVIGINRLIVSQSGGSEGIGFAIPINEARRVAEEIKTNGKVTRPWIGVGLDPVNEKYIEQLKLKDNKGAVVRQIMKGSPADKAGLKLFDVIVEIGGKQIQSPEELVSFVRSSKTGKPIEIKIIRNKNEILTSITPEQKPN, from the coding sequence ATGACTTTTAAAAAATCGAATCCATTACGTTACGTTGCCATTGCTTTTAGTTTTTTACTATTGGGAACATTTTTGTCCCCTATCCTTACTTGTGGAAATTCTTCCGAGAACCCATTACAGCTCAAAGCAGACGGTGGTGAAAAATTATCACCCGCACAAACCCAAGCAGTTGCTTTAGAAGATGCCTTCCAGGAAGTTTTTGACCGTGTTTCACCAAGTGTCGTTTCCATTGCAACAGAGAGGACAGTGAATGTAAGGATTCATCCTTTTTCAGATCCATATTTTGATCAATTTTTTGGACGTTCAGGCGGATCGGGCCAAGTGATGAAACAAAAACAATATGGTCTTGGTTCAGGAATTGTTTTGAACGAAGACGGTTATATTATGACCAACCACCATGTGATTCAAAACATGGATAAGTTTACGGTTAAACTTAAAAATAAAAAAGAATTCGAAGCGAAACTCATTGGGGCAGATGAAACAGCTGATATAGCTTTATTAAAAATCGATGCGCCGAAAGGAACACTGACGCCCAGTTTGATTGGTGATTCGCATAAAGTGCGAGTGGGGAACTGGGCAATTGCCATTGGGGCTCCTCTTGGATTCGAACAATCGTTTACGGTCGGAGTGGTTTCAGCAATCCAACGAGGGGGAATCGATGCTTCTGGTTTATCCTATATCCAAACCGATGCAGCCATCAACCAAGGAAATAGTGGTGGTCCTCTCCTCAATATCCGAGGAGAAGTGATTGGAATCAACCGTTTGATTGTGAGCCAATCCGGTGGATCAGAAGGAATTGGGTTTGCCATCCCTATCAATGAAGCAAGACGGGTTGCTGAAGAAATCAAAACCAATGGGAAAGTCACTCGTCCTTGGATTGGTGTCGGCCTTGATCCGGTCAATGAAAAGTACATCGAACAACTGAAACTGAAAGATAACAAAGGTGCCGTTGTCCGCCAAATTATGAAAGGATCTCCTGCCGACAAAGCGGGGTTAAAATTATTTGATGTGATTGTGGAAATCGGCGGAAAACAAATCCAATCACCGGAAGAACTCGTTAGTTTTGTGAGATCTTCCAAAACGGGAAAACCAATCGAGATAAAAATCATTCGAAATAAAAATGAAATCTTGACTTCCATCACTCCAGAGCAGAAACCCAATTGA